Proteins encoded by one window of Sulfurimonas crateris:
- a CDS encoding pyrroline-5-carboxylate reductase encodes MKTITFIGNGNMALSIAKGLKERYKLEVIGRDLEKLNKFEDEVGVEIEKILLEDSDIEGKTVMLCVKPANVEEIAARVKGRAKVIYSVLAGTTVQKIKHNLNPYAVVRSMPNLAASVGRSMTTLTGDDSYKDEAKELLGAIGSTLWLGSEKELDIATGLAGSGPAYLTLIAEALADGAVKQGMKRADAMATMRGLFAGFGELIQEIHPALLKDGVMSPGGTTAAGYGALEDGNVRASCMNAIEQAYKKAIELSK; translated from the coding sequence ATGAAGACTATTACTTTCATCGGTAACGGAAATATGGCTCTAAGCATTGCAAAGGGACTAAAAGAGAGATACAAACTGGAAGTTATAGGAAGAGACCTAGAGAAGTTAAACAAATTTGAAGATGAAGTAGGCGTTGAAATAGAGAAGATTCTACTAGAGGACTCGGATATAGAGGGTAAGACGGTAATGCTATGCGTTAAACCTGCAAATGTAGAGGAGATCGCAGCTAGAGTAAAAGGCAGAGCAAAAGTGATCTACTCGGTTCTTGCAGGAACAACGGTACAAAAAATCAAACACAACCTCAACCCTTACGCCGTTGTCAGAAGTATGCCAAACCTTGCCGCAAGCGTGGGCAGATCTATGACAACACTTACAGGAGACGACTCATACAAAGATGAGGCAAAAGAGCTTCTTGGAGCCATCGGCAGTACTCTTTGGCTTGGAAGCGAAAAGGAGCTTGACATTGCTACGGGACTTGCGGGAAGCGGTCCTGCATACCTCACGCTTATTGCAGAAGCACTGGCTGATGGAGCCGTAAAACAGGGAATGAAAAGAGCCGATGCAATGGCTACTATGCGCGGTCTTTTTGCAGGTTTTGGCGAGCTTATACAAGAGATCCATCCGGCACTCTTGAAAGATGGCGTAATGAGCCCCGGCGGAACGACTGCAGCGGGTTACGGCGCTCTTGAGGACGGAAACGTAAGAGCTTCTTGTATGAACGCTATCGAGCAGGCATACAAAAAAGCTATCGAACTATCAAAATAA
- a CDS encoding metal-sulfur cluster assembly factor, translating into MYTKEELFLAISTVIDPEVGFNLVEMGLIYDASCDEDGNAYVKMTLSTKACPMHQLIQQWVKEAVQKMAGIKSVEIDLVWEPEWNITMADEHVKKALSR; encoded by the coding sequence ATGTACACAAAAGAGGAACTGTTTTTAGCTATTTCAACGGTAATAGATCCGGAGGTCGGTTTTAACCTTGTAGAGATGGGGCTTATTTATGACGCTTCGTGCGACGAAGATGGAAATGCATATGTAAAGATGACACTCTCAACAAAAGCCTGTCCTATGCATCAGCTTATTCAGCAGTGGGTAAAAGAGGCCGTGCAGAAGATGGCAGGGATTAAGAGCGTAGAGATAGATCTGGTCTGGGAGCCTGAGTGGAATATCACTATGGCTGACGAGCATGTAAAAAAGGCTCTTAGCCGCTAA
- a CDS encoding glutamate-5-semialdehyde dehydrogenase encodes MEQFLAEAKQASRVLSTLSGSDKNRILREMASALRANTMDLIEANAKDMSDGKKNDLSSALMDRLYLDEKRIDAMAVAIEEIAALKEPVGRVLDGWVTEDGLKIEKVSIPIGVIGIIYESRPNVTSDTAALCFKSSNVCVLKGGKEAEHSNNAIAKILQSVLEKNKLPKSLVSLIPDSSREGVAKLIKMDKYVDLIIPRGGAGLIKYVSENATVSVVKHDKGQCHTYIDKDAIINDAIKIAINAKVQRPGVCNAMETLLVDSAIAKETLPLLKVEFDKAHTELKGCKRTQAIIDVANATDEDYDTEYLANILNIKVVDGVEGAIEHIVRFSSGHSEAIITQNVTAAETFLNAIDAAAVYLNASTRFTDGGAFGFGAEVGISTNKLHARGPMGIEGLTTYKFKIYGSGQTR; translated from the coding sequence ATGGAACAATTTTTAGCAGAGGCAAAACAAGCGAGCAGGGTGCTAAGTACTCTAAGCGGCTCAGATAAGAACAGAATTTTAAGAGAGATGGCTTCGGCACTAAGAGCAAATACTATGGATCTTATCGAAGCAAACGCAAAAGATATGTCTGATGGCAAAAAGAACGATCTCTCATCCGCTTTGATGGACAGACTCTATCTGGATGAGAAGCGCATTGACGCGATGGCAGTGGCAATAGAGGAGATAGCGGCACTAAAAGAGCCTGTAGGGCGCGTTCTTGATGGTTGGGTGACAGAAGACGGATTAAAGATAGAGAAGGTCTCTATTCCTATCGGTGTTATAGGTATCATCTACGAATCTCGCCCAAACGTAACAAGCGATACTGCGGCTCTGTGCTTTAAAAGCTCAAACGTCTGTGTATTAAAAGGGGGCAAAGAGGCAGAGCACTCAAACAATGCGATCGCAAAGATACTTCAGAGCGTTTTAGAGAAGAACAAGCTTCCAAAATCTCTTGTCTCCCTTATTCCAGACTCTTCAAGAGAGGGAGTTGCAAAACTTATTAAGATGGACAAATATGTTGATCTGATCATCCCTCGCGGCGGTGCAGGGCTTATAAAGTACGTAAGCGAAAATGCGACGGTCAGCGTTGTAAAGCACGATAAAGGTCAGTGTCACACATATATTGACAAAGATGCGATCATTAATGATGCAATAAAAATTGCAATAAACGCAAAAGTCCAAAGACCTGGAGTCTGTAATGCTATGGAGACTCTTCTAGTCGATAGCGCTATAGCAAAAGAGACTCTGCCGCTCTTAAAAGTAGAGTTTGACAAAGCTCATACCGAGTTAAAAGGGTGTAAGCGTACTCAGGCGATTATAGATGTTGCAAATGCGACTGATGAGGATTACGACACCGAGTATCTTGCAAATATACTAAACATCAAAGTGGTAGATGGAGTCGAGGGTGCAATTGAGCATATTGTAAGATTTAGCTCAGGTCACTCTGAGGCGATCATCACTCAAAACGTAACAGCCGCAGAGACCTTTTTAAATGCAATAGATGCGGCAGCCGTCTATCTCAATGCTTCAACAAGATTTACGGATGGCGGAGCATTTGGTTTCGGTGCTGAGGTAGGTATCAGTACAAATAAACTTCATGCTAGAGGTCCGATGGGAATAGAGGGACTGACAACATACAAGTTTAAAATATATGGAAGCGGACAAACAAGATAA
- the rsmH gene encoding 16S rRNA (cytosine(1402)-N(4))-methyltransferase RsmH: protein MQIIPHVAVLYSQVLDTFSDIEDGIIIDCTMGYGGHSSIILEANPNIKLIAIDQDQTAIDFSTQRLEPYKDRVEIKKGRFSSVIKEILKEYDIKDIRGILADIGVSSLQLDQKERGFSFASENLDMRMDRDALLSAAEVVNEYSAADLERILLEYGELRNYKKIASFIVSNRPFSSAQELSEAVTHLMPKGKKIHPATLLMQAIRIEVNNELGELSSLLDTIEEARFPNAKIAIISFHSLEDRIVKNRFVRWSKSCICPQEAMRCTCGNNHSYGRVLTKKPLTAEDEELKANPRSRSAKLRVFETDIEE from the coding sequence ATGCAAATTATTCCACACGTTGCGGTTTTATACTCTCAGGTTCTCGATACATTCAGTGATATTGAAGATGGGATTATCATAGACTGTACGATGGGATACGGCGGACACTCCTCAATAATACTTGAAGCCAATCCGAACATCAAGCTTATTGCAATAGACCAAGATCAGACGGCGATAGATTTTTCTACCCAAAGATTAGAGCCATATAAAGATAGAGTCGAGATAAAAAAAGGGCGTTTTTCATCTGTTATCAAAGAGATTTTAAAAGAGTATGACATTAAAGATATCAGAGGTATTTTGGCGGATATCGGGGTCTCGTCGCTTCAGCTTGACCAAAAAGAGAGAGGCTTCTCTTTTGCAAGCGAGAACCTTGATATGAGAATGGACAGGGATGCTCTGCTAAGTGCGGCAGAGGTTGTAAATGAGTACTCTGCAGCTGATCTTGAGAGAATTTTGCTTGAGTACGGCGAGCTTAGAAACTATAAAAAGATAGCCTCTTTTATAGTGAGTAACCGTCCGTTTTCATCAGCTCAAGAGTTAAGCGAAGCCGTGACTCACCTTATGCCAAAAGGCAAAAAGATTCATCCTGCAACGCTTCTAATGCAGGCTATCCGCATAGAGGTGAACAATGAGCTTGGCGAGTTGAGCTCACTTTTAGATACCATTGAAGAGGCAAGATTTCCAAATGCAAAAATAGCGATAATCTCTTTTCATTCGCTTGAGGACAGAATAGTAAAAAACAGGTTTGTGCGCTGGAGCAAGAGCTGTATCTGTCCTCAAGAGGCTATGAGATGCACGTGCGGCAATAACCACTCATACGGAAGAGTTCTGACAAAAAAACCGCTTACTGCCGAAGATGAGGAGCTAAAAGCAAATCCTAGAAGCAGAAGCGCAAAACTGAGAGTGTTTGAGACGGATATAGAAGAATGA
- a CDS encoding response regulator translates to MQTIISQYYIELIGLIVAVTLITIVVLLKSSKGKKAPLAKEEKLEAPKSEKKEPEALVEVIERQEEPELKEEPQEAQETPSTQAKSVPATPTNRKKRELIPHSKITKDDFADFKGTRVLIAEDNIINQKVIAGLLSTSGIEITIANDGQEALNILESDTNFAVIFMDAHMPVVDGFQATRLIRKNPNYEHIPIVALSGDTAADDVRNMLNVGMEAHLEKPLKMDALYDILYIYTTGEESQTTAPAAPQESVEFDINKGLEICGGDREFYLEILNDFLSKYSVSEETLQEHINGTNGIDADKLLLDISGVAANIGADNLHDAALELKKSIANPSDLSYVSDLKKYKRSLERVCEAIKEYMTA, encoded by the coding sequence ATGCAAACAATAATAAGTCAATATTATATAGAATTAATAGGATTAATTGTCGCAGTAACTCTCATTACGATCGTTGTACTGTTAAAAAGTTCAAAAGGAAAAAAGGCTCCCTTAGCAAAAGAGGAGAAGCTAGAAGCTCCAAAAAGCGAGAAAAAAGAGCCTGAAGCTTTGGTGGAGGTCATAGAGAGACAAGAAGAACCAGAGCTAAAAGAAGAGCCACAAGAAGCCCAAGAGACACCGAGTACTCAGGCTAAAAGCGTTCCTGCTACACCGACAAACAGAAAAAAGCGCGAACTTATTCCACATAGCAAAATAACTAAAGATGACTTTGCGGATTTTAAAGGTACAAGAGTGCTTATAGCCGAAGACAATATTATAAACCAAAAAGTTATCGCTGGGCTTTTATCTACTTCAGGCATAGAAATAACTATTGCAAACGACGGTCAAGAGGCGCTAAATATTCTAGAGAGCGACACAAATTTTGCAGTGATATTTATGGATGCCCATATGCCTGTAGTTGATGGTTTTCAGGCGACCAGACTTATCAGGAAAAATCCAAACTACGAACATATTCCGATTGTAGCGTTAAGCGGTGATACGGCGGCGGATGACGTTAGGAATATGTTAAATGTAGGGATGGAGGCGCATCTTGAAAAACCTCTGAAAATGGATGCTCTCTATGACATTTTGTATATCTATACTACGGGGGAGGAGTCGCAAACAACAGCTCCTGCGGCACCTCAAGAGAGTGTTGAGTTTGACATCAACAAAGGCTTGGAGATATGCGGAGGAGACAGAGAGTTCTATCTTGAGATATTGAATGATTTTCTATCAAAATACTCAGTCTCTGAAGAGACGCTTCAAGAGCATATAAACGGAACAAACGGCATAGATGCCGATAAACTGCTCCTAGATATATCAGGTGTAGCAGCAAATATCGGTGCAGACAATCTGCACGATGCAGCGCTTGAGCTAAAAAAGAGCATAGCTAACCCTTCAGACCTAAGCTATGTCAGCGATCTAAAGAAATACAAAAGATCGCTTGAGAGAGTTTGCGAGGCTATCAAAGAGTATATGACCGCTTAA